Genomic DNA from Telopea speciosissima isolate NSW1024214 ecotype Mountain lineage chromosome 2, Tspe_v1, whole genome shotgun sequence:
AGGTGGGAGAGATCGAACACTCCGTGCGATTCTATCATAGGAGGCTCTATCCCCTtgtatttaataataaaagcaCCAAACAAGAAGTCGGTTAGGGGTTTTGATATTATCCCTAACCCCCCTAATTATTCTATAATTACATGAATggataaaaagaaaatggaataagAAAAGATATGTACTATAGAATCACCACTAACCCTGTTATTGAATCAGCACAGCAACTTGAATCTGAATCACTACAGAATTCGATAGGGGCAACAAgccattaataaaaaaaaaaaaatagttggcTACTTGGCTCTTTGATAAAgtactacttgatgggtctttagctcaaattggtagagcacttggaacatgagcatgttccaagaagATGGTTGTTCGAGTCCACTAAGGCCTTCTTTATTccactgttcatagcatagtcagttatgctaCAACTTcagatccaaccattggattggaacCATATTTTGACGGTTTATTCCCCTATTCCATATTGTCTTCCAACCTAGATTACAGCCCCATCAGATTCCTCAGTTTCAAGTTATTTCAGATCTCCCTATTCTGGTTCCTAAGGATTTGTCCTGCAATCTAATCTTGtgatttctaattctaaacgtTTTTAGTTTCAACCTAACATAGAATTGATGGATGTAAGAAAGAGGGCCTGAAAGTTTACCTGTACAGATAGACTATCAAAATCTAGGCCACCTTATGCAACGGCCTCAATTATCAGTTGTTCAAATTAATAGGTGATCAAGATTAATATATATAGTACTTAAGATAAACAAACCaacaaaatttaataatttttaactTACATAAGTTAAGTGAACACTGTGAACTACCTCTACCCAAGAGCCCTTGGGTGATAATTTCTATTTGGCGCTTCATTGCATCCATTTCTGTCAACCTTTCTTTCAAAGTGTCCATTTCTGCCAACTTTTCTTTCAAAGTACCCATTTCTGTCAATTCTTCTCTCACAATTCTAAGCTCTTCCCTCAATTCTCGTACTTCTCTTTGCGCTTCTTCTTGTTGCCGTCTTGCCTCAATATTTTTTGGTGTGGTGCCAAAAGTAGTCAGCTATACACCTAAGCCTTGACCGAGCACTCAGCCATTTGAATTTGGGCCAACCACTTCCACAAACGCTTTGTCTTGGACAGgtctcatttctctcatttctggGGGTTGTTCCTCCAATTTCTCATCAATCTTGTTCTACAAACCAATGTAAAACAGGTtaacatcaaaatagaaaataacatACATTCCATACTTAGTACATTTATGGGCAATGtggttgtatatatatataggcaccCAGTTGAGTAGCAGATGCAGAGACTAGTAGCAGCAGCGGCTTCAGATTTTTTTGAGCTATGATATAATTAGAATTTGGATgagatcaaaacaaaagaaatgaagaTATATGAGCTGGCTTTCCAGGAAAATTTTAATCAGGTCAAATGGAGCTTGGGTGAGAAACTTATGGTCATTTCCATAGAGACGCGCAAATCTGCCCAGAATTCATGTTTTGCAGATGACGTATCTTAAAGGGCGTTTTGAAAGCTAGCCAGCATTGTGCTTTCAGACTGACTCATATACATTTGCAAGATCCAGAAAAATCTCAAGCATCACAaattgagaagagaaaaaggaaaaaaatagagtCCCAAAATCTGATAATGAATTGCTTTCAAAAAATACAGCAACAGTGTATGAAAGGGGTTGAGATTACTATCGAACAATAGCCTTGGAATACTTACTATGATTTCTCTCGTAGCCTGATCTATGATGCTGCCATCTCTCCTTGTATGGGTTCTCTTAAATAATTGTACTCTGGAAGGTCCCTCGCCATCTGAGTTTTCAGCCCGCATGTCTTCAATAACCTGTGCAAAGCCCCTCCTGCCGGCCGTATGAGACATAGTTTGTTTCGATCtactctctttattttttgtagattTATCCTATCGCATACATAAAACTCATAAGCAAAATATGTATCATAATTATTTCACTCAATGAAATTATGTTaataaattgattaaaaaaaatcatattaccTGCAAGTCTGAAAATGTCCACCTCCCAATGAGGTACTCCCACTGAGTTTCTGGAATTTCTACAGGATTAATAGGGCGAGGGGCATCCAATAGATTAGGATATTTTTCCTTTGTCACTTTTTTCAGTTCTCCCTTGTAATCCCTCCATGAGTGGCCAATTCTCATAAACACAACACGTTGGGCTGAGTCCGGCACATTATACTTTTCCTATTAAACATATTGAATTAGTAGATAGAAGTCTAAACTCATCAACAATAACAACATACCTATGCATTCTTAGTTCCTTTATACATGCATATAAGATGTGATATCACCATACCTTAATCGTATTCCACGTATCTTCTTTGTAATGCTTCGGAATCACTCTCCAATCATGATAAGCTAACGGTAGTAGTGTTGGGGACCTAGCAAGGGTACCACAGAATGTGGAAAATTCAGCTCTGTAATCACCAActataacatcaaaatcatttgTCCGCATATCTTTTTTATCAATACTTGGCCTATTATAGACATGAAAGGCTCTTGTATGGCCTCTCTTACGCcctacaataaaaaaaatatgacattATTAGTAAGCAAAATGGTATTCATTTAATGTAATTAGCATAATTATTATGttttcaaaattagaaattgaAAGTTATACTTCTAGATAACGATGACGAACTAGGGCCCCCAGAACTAATACTAGGGCCCTCAGAGCTAGTATTAGGGCCCTCGGAACTCTGGTGCTCATTCATCTCCTAAACCTGCATTGGAACAAGATCACAATCACAGTAAGTATATCAGATATATCAATTGTGAacttacataaataaataaaagttaagcacaatAAACACCTTGCCATGAAAAGTCATAATAATATGAAAGATATACAATCCACAAAATAATTATCGAATTATTATTGGAGAGTTGCATCAACTGTTGTTCCTTCTAAGTCTGTCCTTTCCCAACTAAGATCAACACCACCAATATTTACTCGTCTCAGATCCCTAGTCTGCATGTTCATATGTTGATAATCTCGAGTAAAGTATTCTTCCACAACAACATTCGTATCAATAGGTCTGCTGATTGCAATTTTAGAGACCTCCAGAATAGGCCTGCGGTTGGTTTGTTCAATAAGTTTCCTGCTGCAGATTGAAAGGCCTGTATCTCTATAACCTCTCACTAGATCAGGGGAATATTGAAAGCATAATATCCCCCTCACATGGGCCTCCATTCGGTCCAAATTTGAGCCTGAGTTGCTGGCTGGTTTGTGTTTATCctctaaccttctaattctgtgaCTCTTTTGAGTTATTTCAGCAGCCATTATTCCCTTTGACATGAGGTTTTCAGGTTTGATCAGTCCTTAGAGACATGGGTCTTATCTCAGACCAATACATCTACCCTCAGATAAAGCTTAAAGAACAAGTACTTTGTAGCACCTCTTATCTCTTTGATCTGTGATTTTGTGTTTTTCTGCCAATAAAacagttctttttcttttccctttttgttttttgtttttttttgtaggaaGGAGGAAGTTGTTGAAAAATAGAAATCTTACTTCATTGGAACTTCGAGGATGGGACGAGAGGGGGAGGAGTCGTCTCTGGGATGCACATAAATGCGAAATTTGTTGTCAGATGGGTGAATGCCATAACTAAAATCTAACTGTAGGGATGACCCCCTGGccccctgctcacatgtcaagctTCAGATCAATCAGagtttgccacatggcaaaacaGAGTTTTGAAAATCTTGGCAATGGGAAAGTATGCATTAGTAGTTGGAGTGCCGTACATGTGCATTGAAATACATGGCGATGCAGACCATTACACAGTATAGTATTTGATGTATTAGTCTTTGAATTTGACATGCAACCAATCCAGACCATGCTCTCTCTATCCAATGTTCAGAATAGCCACATAATTTCTCCACAAGATGATATTTAAAGTGGGCATCAGAAAAGGTTATTACAATGTGTGTGTAGGAAacattttctcaaaatatatGAGCATctctaatttttctttatttgatcATTTAAAGGTCCAGAAGAAAGTAAACTGAAATTGGATTGGCCTACGAGACACAAGATCTGCATTGGGATAGCAAGAGGTTTAGCTTTCCTCCACGCATAATCTAGATTGAAGATTGTTCATAGAGACATCAAAGCTACTAATGTTTTACTCGATGAAAATCTTAACCCCAAGATATCTGACTTTGGCATGGCCAAGCTTAATGAAGAGGACACTCACATCAGCACACGAATTGCTGGAACTATGTGAGTCATTTTAATTCCTCTCAGAAAATCCTCtacaataaacaaaaaagagaaaaccattatttttttttatcatttccaaaatttaatacatatatatttgaCATCATGAGATTTCCAAATCCAGTATCTCTTTCTCTAAAATATTTGATTAAAGTTTCATATATGTACCATCCTGAAAACTAGAAGGACTCTATGAGAACTATTGTCCATGCAGGACTTTGAGTGAATTTTTTGTAGTTAAATTTGACCTGATATGTGGAGATTATCTTTACTTTACAGAGGATATATGGCACCAGAGTATGCCATGAGAGGTTACCTGACTGTTAAAGTGGATGTTTACAGCTTCGGGGTAGTTGCCTTGGAAATTGTCAGTGGGAAGAGCAACACCAACTTCAGGCGAAAGGAGGAATGTGTTTACCTTCTAGACTGGGTAACTTTGTTAATTTGCTATATTTCAGTTTTGTCCCTCTTTACTTTTTATATGTTTGCACGTTGTGGAAGATCACTTTATGTGACTGTACTCAAATTCAATACAACAACTCTTATCCCTTAATTAATTTTCAGGCCCTCTTTCTGAATGAAAGAGGAAACTTAATGGAATTAGTGGATGAAAAGTTGGGTTTGGAATTCAAAAAGGAAGAGCTGTTGGGGGTGCTAAATGTGGCTTTGCTATTCACTAATGCATCTCCAACTCTTAGACCTACCATGTCAGTTGTGGTAAGCATGCTTGAAGGCTGAGCTGCAGTTCGGGAGTTTGTTCCAGATTCAAGTATCTCTAGTGAAGATATGAGATTCAAGGCTATCAGGAATCATTGTCAAAATGGCCAAGATCAGAGCATAACTGAGAGCCTCACCCATAGTACATCTATAGATGGACCATGGACTGGGTCTTCCACATCTGTTCCTGATCTTTACCCAGTCAATCCAGACTCCCAATACTAGAATGACAGAAATAGCCTACTATAAACTCTctggttttatatatatatatatatatagattagaaataatatatattataccTATTCGAACCCGATCCCAAGCATTCCTGCAATTTCATACTTCTAAACTGAGGGCATCAAACTCTAGTTTCTAAGGTAACAGTCTATACAGAAGACCATAGAGGAGGCAAAGCTTGAAACTACACTGCCACTCATCTAGTGCCACAATGCTAACCAGAGCCTTGCTGGGTGTCTCTGCTACTTTCTCCATGAACTTGTCATGTAGTTTCATGATATTTGGGCAtactaaaagaaaacaaaagacaagATAACTCAACAAGAACCATTCAAACTCATGTTTGCTAGTTGACTTCTTTCTTAAGTGTTACTTCTTTCTTAAGTGGTAATAGAATCACTCCTATACCTCCACAAGCTTTTGTTTAAGATGGGTTTTACTCATTTTTGCAAACAAAACTAGCTTCCAatggtttagactttagagtaGAAGGGGTTGTAAGGTCAAATCTTTTACTTATTGCGAATTTGCAGATATTTTTCATTACACTTGAAGCTGAGTGACATGTTTCTTTCTTGAGATTCACATGTCATCCCCTCTTGGGTCCCTTGCTGCATCTTTATTTTGGTTGCTTGAGATTGAATCAATTTTTATACAGACCCGATGATTGTGCcttagaattttctttttttgagtcttttaaCACCAACTCCCATTAGTAATGTTTGGTGGATCATATCTtgaaaatcatgaaatttcaagCTTTTTAAATACTCTATTCTCACATTTCAAGGTTTTTAAATACTCAATACTCACTAGTGCATTGCTCCATCACTACCTAACTAGAGCACTTTGTGTTTTCAAAGGAAAATATAGAGCTTTATTTTCTACATTTGATGTGGTCATGGTGGACAAGATAAAGATTATTTGGATACTTGCAAAAACTGGGAGATTCACCATAAAATCAGCTTACAACATTGCTGCCCAGTTATAATTCAGGGACTCTACATCCTATTTCAGAATTAGTAAGATCCAGCATTGCTGCCCAGTTATAAATCAGGGACTCTACACCCTATTTCAGAATTAGTAAGATCCCTAATAGTCATCCTATCATATGATCAGCCTAGCTTCCTCTGAAGATTAAAGACTTTACTGTGGAAATCATTACTAGGAGCTATGGTTGTTACCCAACAACAGGGAGATAGATGCTAACTTTTTATATATGCTCCCACTGTGGAACTGAACTGTAATCAGTCAAACATGCTCTTTTCTGATGCCCGGCATCTCAAACACTTTGGTTCACCACTCTTATTGCTCTGGATGTAAGCATAGCTAGATAGCATCACAGCTTACCCAGCACAACAATAAATATCTAGTTTGCTGCCTCGATAAGATATACATAATAATTTTGTCAACACCACCTAAAGAGATAATGGAAGGAATAAGAGAAAGATACTACAGAAAAAAACATGAATTTCCCAGGTCAGAACCAGCCTTACAAACATCCACCATACATTATAATTTCCCAAAAACATTAGATTTCTTTCTCTGGATCACATTTAACTGAAGCTTTCAAGATGTACAAATAAGCAAGCAATcaaacatgattaaaaattaaACAGCATCCTGTAAACTCTGGTTCAAGTAGATGCATGACATCCTCTCTAGCACAAATTAGTAGACATGAAAGTTTGTAAGCAAAACATCAGTCATCTACAAATACAAGATTGCAAAAAATGTACTAATGCTGAAGCTTCAATCCTTGGAAAAGAATTACCTTTTTGTTCTTTGTAGAGAGTTGAGTTTGTCCCCGAGCAGGGAGGCCAAGAGCAACACCGCCGTCAGCTACAGCAGGCTGGAGGTCCTGGCAGTGGTAGCTGGAGCAACACCAACCCTAGAATCTTCCCCTTGATCCTCAATCGGCTGTTTTAGCCCCAAATGGTCCACAACGGTTGCAGCGGGAGCGAGGTTgaaagagatttgagagaaatctGAGAGAGAATGTGGGAGATTGAGATAGATTTGAGAGAGTGAAGATTAGAGAGGGACAGAGGGACGGTGATCAGTTGGCAGGAAGTGAATAGTTTGGGTTGTCTGCTGAAGCCACAAATAGTCTTGAGCTTGCAGCGGAAGCGAGAGTGAAAGAGACTATGAGAGATTGAGATAGATTTGAGGGAGAATgcgagagattgagagagaaacgtgagggATTGGGATTTAAGGGAGAACGATCGTGCTAGATTGAGAGAGAAATGTGAGGGATTGGGATTTAAGAATTTAGAGAGGGTATCGATCAGTTATCGCGCGGCAAGAGGCGGGAAATGAATAGAGCTTGGAGTTTTTTCGCAAAAAAAGGTATTATATTAAGCGGCGATTATTAATAAGCGTCGTTATATTGTTTCCCATATAACGGCGTTTATTCCTAAACGCCCGAAAATACATATGTTAAGTGATAATATAGTATGATACTACGGCATTTACAAATAAACGCCATTGTATTGTTACATACCCCGACAATTCAGAACGAACGCCCCCAAAGATGTATGATACTACGGCGTTTACAAATAAACGTTGTTGTATTGTTACATACCCCGGCAGTTCGAAACAAACGCCCCAAAAGATGTATGATATTACGGTGATTACAAATAAACGCAGTTGTATTGTTACATACCCCGGCAATTCAAACCAAGCGTCCCCAAAGATGTATGTGTAGCGGCAATTACATATAAACGCCATGATTTCTATGTATTATACTTTATATACCGACGTTTGTTAGTAAACGCCGTTGAATATTCCTATATGACTGCGTTTACTAATAAACCCTGCTAAGGCCCGTCTAAAAATGCCGCGAAAgaccctttttcttgtagtggacTCACAGATCATTTCTACAAGTTAGACAATCCAAAGGTTTTTGTTGATGTTGTCATCTATAATTGTGAACTAACCATTTGTGTAAGACAAGTGTTGTGCAGTACAAAAATGAGAAATATTTGGTAAGCATAATCACCTATCTATGGTTGTACATGATTGCGCTATATTTGTAGCAAGCATTTGCATAAGATTATTTTTTACCTTTTGcataagacaaaaaataaaaataaaaataataataatttttatgaGATTGCTCTTCATTTTTGTTTCATATTTGCATAAGATCATCTTTTGCATAATATTGTTTTCTATTGTTGCATCttataagaaaagaagaagagaagaagaagggtttttcTTTCTTGCATAAAAAAGCATCCTAAAATCTTTAACAAAAAGAGAATAATTAAAATCATcctagaaaagaagaaaaaagtctAGTGATCATCAAAAAGTAAGGCCACCTCCTCGTCCATCACTGCGATCCATTACTGAGGGACCAGGGTCACCTCCCATGGATTAAACCTGCTTCTAGAGCCTCTTTATCTCCCCTTCATAAATTTGTCTAGGGTCCTCTAATGCATCATAGGATATCCTCAAAAGCAACAGCTTGCCCCCTTAACAAGAAGGACGTAATTATTTTTTCCGAAATACTAAGTACCAAGACCAAAAGAGGAAAGGTACTCACCAACTCCCGAAGCATGCTCGTTTGCTCAAAGAAGACTACGTCCATGCTCCCCTGCTTTCAACGCATGTCAACATATCTCTCAGCATCGATCTGCCATAACATGGCTAAGTCAGCACCATAATTTtataagaaatttaaaattGAAGAATGGATGATTTACTCTGTCGGAAGGAAGTGGGAGCCCTAAATCATGATCAAGGGTCGAGCACACTAGGAGCAATGGTGGAATGAGGATCCATCACAGAGGGCATAGTACACCCTCGAAACCCTGGAATGTGGTTGCTCATGCCGGCAAGCGGCAAAGTGGGAGCCCTACCAGGAACAGGTCGAGAAGAACTAGCTCCAACCCTAGTAGAAGTGGGTAACCCATATACGCCTGGGATAAGGGGATGACTTGGATACtatctcaaaaaaaaagatgtcAAGGAGAAGAGTAAATAAAAGAGTGTCAAAGGATCAAAAGAATAAGCACTTATCACAGGGCCCTCTTAGTCAAGAGGACGAAGACTGTCTCCTGATAGGGGTAGGATTGGCCAGACAAGGTCGACTCAGAAGCATGAAGCCCTACCCTCAGCTCTACAAGGTTAGCAGCCAAGAGGATAACATGCAtagaaggaggaggaagctGTGGCACCAGCTGACCATCGGACCACTGAAGAGTGACCTGTTCTCCTAGATAAAGGGCGTTGTTGTTCAGACCATAAAAAAGAATCTGCCTCTGGGTGAATGCAAAGGCATAGGCGTACTGAAAAATGAATGAGCAGTAAGGGGAAGGAAGAAATAGTAATACCATCTCGACGGTCAGATCATCAAGCCAAAGGTGCAGTTGCTCCTCTGAGACAACGACACCTCTCCCAGTCTTCCCCAGTCCCCATCGCATAGCCCTTAGAAAGTGGAGAGTTGTCGCATCTGTCAATGTAGGAGTGTGAACCCCCAGTACCTTATAGCACACACCTCTCAAGAAATAATAAAGAGCATAAGAAAATACCATGACGTATGCAAgagtaaaaaaaatagaagaagaaggagataggCGTACCCAGAGGACGTAGGCATAGCCTGTGAGGCCAGGAATGCCAAGGGGAGTAAGTCAAGCATCCCCAAGAAGTGGGCGTATGCCGACCCTCCCCAGTCAAGACTTTGCCTCGTCAAGATCCGTAAAGAAATGGGCGAAGGAAGTATCCGTGAACCCTCGGAGGTAACAGAAGAAAAACTCGCAATCAGATACAGGAGAAAGCGCATAGCAGCCTGGTCCAAACGCTCTGGAGAGGACTCTTCAGTAGAGCAGTAAGGCAAATTGAGCGCTCTGTTACCTCCAATACGAGGAGCCTGCTAATATCCTTCAGTGTCCTCAAGCAATCCTCCTTGGATAATTAGACGGGTGTCCCACCAAAAGGTAGTCCCGTAATCATATGGAAGTCAAGAGGAGTGATGGTCACTTTCCCCGCTGGAAGGTGGAAAGTATGTTTGCCCGGCTACCAATGCTCCACGAGAGCCTGCACCACCGAGGTATCCAACTTTGAAGCAATCAACTAGGTTGTACAGCCAAGTCTTGTCCAATCAACTCTCTCCCTCACTGCGGGGCAAAGCAGTAAGTACCATGCTCGAACATCATCTGTGCGGCAATACTTCTTATAATGAGGACAATGGAGATCCTACAGGCTAAGGAGCAAGAATCAATACAAACCCAAATGATATCATAATAAAGAGGATAAAAGGAAGGATCACTTACCTCCTTAAGGCCCTGCCCCCAAACACAACAACATTTGTGGTAGGCAGTATCCTTCAATATGGTACCCGTGTGCCACTCTACCCACTCGTCACTTACTGACCCCATGGGGGATTCCCCTCTACGGGGCCCTCTTTCTTGACGACATGatcaagaaggaaaagaaaagagcacaaagagagagaaagaaagaaagcaaaagaaaatagagagaaagaaagaaagaaaaaaaggagagaaagatagagggaaagaaagaagagagagagcaaaggaagagggagagagaggagaggaagagattgAATGAGAGAGGAGGGGGCAAggctcctctatttataggctagccACGCCTCCACGACGCCATCGAGCAGCGACCAGAGCTCCACCGCGCTGCAGAATGGTGGCAGCACTGCCCAATGcccaaaaaggggaaaatgttctcaagaaaatcctaaaaggaaaaatgttttcaagaaaggcacaaaagggggaaaatgtTCTCAAGAAAAACATTGAAGGGGAAAATGTTTTCAAAAAGACCCTGAAAAGGAAAAATGTTTTCAAGAGAAACCCTGAAGGGAAAATGTTTTCAAAAGAAGGCTCCGGATAGAAAAATTGCTTTAGGAAAGGTCCTGAAGAGAAAAGGTTTTCAAGAAATGCCCTGGGGGAAAACCCCAAGATGCCCTGAAAGTCTAGGGAGAAAACCCCAAGATGCCTTGAAAGTCTAAGGGAAAAACCCTGAGATGCTCTGGAAGTCCAGGGGAAAAAACCCAAGATGCCCTGAAAGTCTAAGGGAAAACCCCAAGATGCCTTGAAAAGTCTAGGGGAAAAACCCCAAGATGCCCTGAGTAGTTTAGGGGGATAACCCCAAGATGCCCTAAAAGTCTAGGACAAAACCCCAAGATGCCCTAAAAAGTCTAGGGGAAAACCCCAAGATGCTTTGAAAGTCTAAGGGAAAAACTCCAAGATGCCCTGAGGGTATAGGGGAAAAACCCCAAGATGCCCTGGGAGTCGAGGGGAAAAAACCTAAGATTACCTGAAAGTCTAGGGGAACAACCCCAAGATGCCCTGAAAGTCTAGGGGGAAAATCCGAAGATGCCCTGAAAGTTTAGGGGGAAAATCCTAAGATGCTCTGAAAGTTTAGGGGAAAAACCCCGAGATGCCCTAAAAAGTCTAGGGGAAAAACCCCGAGATGCCCCGAAAGTCTTGGGGAAAAACCCTAAGATGCCCAAAAAATCTAGGGGAAAAACCCCAAGATGCCCTGAAAGTCTAGGGGAAAAACCCCGAGATGCCCTAAAAAGTCTAGGGGAAAACCCTGAGATGCCCTAAAAAGTTTAGGGGAAAAAACCCCGAGGTGCCTTGAAAAGTCTGGGGAAAAACCCTGTGCTGCCCTAAGGAACCCTGAACAAGATTCTCATCACAGTAAGACCAGTtccacgatgccatctcattgcaGCAAGATCGGTTCGACAAAGTCATCTCATCGCAGCAAGACTGGTTcggtgatgccatctcatcgcaGCAAGACTTTTGTTTGGTGATGACTTCTCGTCACAATTAGACTTCTTGATAATAGTTTAAtggtgggtttttatcaaatTTGGTTTTTACTATCGGTTTTTCCCAAACATAGCTCTATTATCAGTTTTCCACGAATATTTACCGATCGATTTACCAAAGAGTGGTGTTATCGTTCAACttcgtcacctatgagcaaagcgATGGCAATACATGCTCtgggtgacaaaatcaagcgtTCTTTTGTATTTGCCCTTCGACTATTGGCATAGGCCTCggtcaaagaggggcaaactatagatGCTAAATTTTATCACCCCCCCAACAAAGATGACAAATGGACATGGATGACTGATGATGTCCCCCATAGACTCCCCCTTTCAAACCTTGAAACCCCTAAAGAAAGAGCCAAAATTGCACAACGATAGCAGAGTCGGTGTCTAGGCTTCCGCGGTGCATTAAAGCACACCACAATCATGGAGCCTGGGGGCTTGGCTACTGCAGCGTCGTGGTAGCCACGGCCCTGCAGTCCGATTAGGACTATGGTAGCCCTACAGTCGCAGTGCCCCCATAGTCCAAAGACTACTATGGCACAACA
This window encodes:
- the LOC122652143 gene encoding probable LRR receptor-like serine/threonine-protein kinase At1g53430; translated protein: MAKLNEEDTHISTRIAGTIGYMAPEYAMRGYLTVKVDVYSFGVVALEIVSGKSNTNFRRKEECVYLLDWALFLNERGNLMELVDEKLGLEFKKEELLGVLNVALLFTNASPTLRPTMSVVVSMLEG